Proteins encoded in a region of the Solanum dulcamara chromosome 9, daSolDulc1.2, whole genome shotgun sequence genome:
- the LOC129903134 gene encoding 50S ribosomal protein L31, chloroplastic yields MALTLSNTFLQKNVAPPAFSLKKVGIGSNQMRWSCRKKDIHPEFYDDAKVYCNGEHVMTTGGTKKEYTVDVWSGNHPFYQGSRSQLLLDADQVEKFRKKFSGLTQIMQIPTLKGEIVLPPKKKKPTKKK; encoded by the exons atggcGCTCACTCTCTCCAACACTTTCCTCCAAAAAAATGTCGCTCCTCCTGCATTCTCCCTCAAGAAG GTGGGAATTGGGAGTAATCAAATGCGATGGAGCTGCAGGAAGAAGGACATACACCCGGAATTCTATGATGATGCAAAGGTTTACTGTAATGGAGAGCATGTGATGACAACAGGGGGAACAAAAAAGGAGTACACAGTTGATGTTTGGTCAGGTAATCATCCTTTTTATCAAGGTAGTCGTTCACAGCTACTTCTTGATGCTGACCAGGTAGAAAAATTCCGGAAGAAGTTTAGTGGGTTAACACAGATTATGCAAATTCCAACTCTCAAAGGAGAGATTGTTCTTCCTCCTAAGAAGAAGAAACCCACCAAGAAGAAGTAG